One Cinclus cinclus chromosome 24, bCinCin1.1, whole genome shotgun sequence genomic window carries:
- the LOC134053257 gene encoding transmembrane ascorbate-dependent reductase CYB561: MDGAPPPPGPSGLSGYVAVSQLLGLTLLATAGAWLGRYRGGVAWHSPLQFNAHPLCMVLGMVFLQGDALLVYRVFRHEAKRSTKALHALLHGLALVIALVGIIAVFESHRTKGIPDMYSLHSWCGMATFVLYLLQWFLGCGFFLFPSASFSLRGWYKPQHIFFGITIFILSITSCLLGITEMLLFKISDSYSHFVPEGILANTLGVLLVTFGLVVGYMLTREEWKRPPLAEELALSMDFKTLTEGESPDGGSQ; encoded by the exons ATGGACGgagccccgccgccccccggccCCAGCGGGCTCTCGGGGTACGTGGCCGTGTCGCAGCTGCTGGGCCTGACGCTCCTGGCCACCGCAGGTGCCTGGCTGGGCCGCTACCGGGGCGGcgtggcctggcacagccccctGCAGTTCAACGCGCACCCCCTCTGCATGGTGCTGGGTATGGTGTTCCTCCAAGGTGACG CTCTCCTGGTGTACCGGGTGTTCAGGCATGAAGCCAAGCGCTCCACCAAGGCACTGCACGCACTGCTCCATGGGCTGGCGCTGGTCATCGCCCTCGTGG GCATCATTGCTGTCTTCGAGTCACACCGGACTAAGGGCATCCCTGACATGTACAGCCTGCACTCCTGGTGTGGGATGGCCACCTTCGTGCTCTACCTCCTGCAG TGGTTCCTGGGCTGTGGTTTCTTTCTGTTCCCCAGTGCCTCCTTCTCGCTGAGAGGGTGGTACAAGCCCCAGCACATCTTCTTTGGCATCACCATCTTCATTCTCTCCATCACCTCCTGCTTGTTGGGCATTACTGAGATGCTTCTCTTCAAAATCAG TGATTCCTACAGCCACTTTGTGCCTGAGGGCATCCTGGCCAACaccctgggcgtgctgctggTGACCTTTGGGCTGGTGGTGGGATACATGTTGACACGGGAGGAGTGGAAGCGCCCACCgctggcagaggagctggcCCTGTCCATGGACTTCAAGACCCTGACAGAGGGAGAGAGCCCTGATGGTGGGAGCCAGTGA